TCAGTTGTTCCTCGCCCTGCGCCTGGCGATGATGGAGCAGTACTGTCAGCAGCGGGAGCCGTTGCCGCTGATCCTCGACGACCTCCTGATCACGTTCGACGATGCCCGGACCGGGGCGACCCTCAGTGCCCTCGCGGAGTTCTCGTCGGTCACGCAAGTGCTGCTGTTCACGCACCACGAGCATGTGGCATCGCTGGCGGCTCCCCTCCCGGGCGCGCGGGTCCACCGGCTGTAGGTGCCGACGGCTCCCCTACAATCAGCGCCATGACTCTCCCGCCAGGGACCGACCTCCTGCTTGTCCTTAAAGAGGCACAACAGGCTGTCCACCAGACCCTCGACTCCCTGCTGGAGTTGCACCCCTCGCGGGCCCCGCGCATCCACGAAGCCATGCGCCATGTGGTCCTCAGCGGTGGCAAACGCCTGCGCCCCATGCTCTGTCTCTTTGCCGGCGAGGCCCTCGGGGCGGACCGCACCGCTCTCCTTCCTACCGCTGCCGCCCTCGAACTCGCCCATGTCTTTACACTGGTCCATGATGACCTCCCCTGCATGGACAATGCCGCGCTGCGTCGCGGGGTCCCCACGATCCACACCATGCCGGAGTACGGCGAAGCCATTGCGGTCCTGGCGGGGGATGCCCTGCTAAATCTCGCCTTCCAGGTAATCGCCACCGATGCCCCGCGGCATTTCCCGGCTGACCGGGTGGTGCAGGGGATTCGTCTGCTCGGCGAGGGACTCGGACTCGATGGCGTGGTCGGGGGGCAGGTCTGGGACATCGAGGAGACCGGCACCGATGCGGCCCGCCTCGAACAGACCCACCTGATGAAAACCGCCGCCTTCTTTGAGGCAGCCCTCGGCATCGGTGCCACTCTGGCCGGCGGCTCAGAGGAACAGCTGGCGATGCTCCGGACCTATGCCCGGGAACTGGGGCTGGCGTTTCAGATCAAGGACGACCTCCTCGATGCCACCGCGAGCAGCGCGGAGACCGGGAAAGATGCCCGGGATGCCGCCCAGGGCCGGACAACCTATGTCACGCGCTATGGCATCGAGGGGGCCATGGAGCGGATGTCGGTCCACGCCGACCGGGCACGCGAGGCCCTCGCGACCTACCCCCAGGGGGCGTTGCTGCAGGCGCTGGCTGGCTATGTCATCGAACGTGGCAGTTGAGCGGCAGGGGGTTCAGGTATCATCCCGCCAGCCATGAACCCCGGCGCTGAAGTCTCCAACCGTGGCTTTCTGCTGGTCCTCTCCGGACCCTCTGGTGCGGGCAAAGGGACCGTGCTGCGACGCATCCTGGCGGAGCAACCGGGCGTGGAATTGTCGGTGAGCGCTACCACCCGCAAGCCCCGGCATGGCGAGCTCAACGGGCGCGAGTACTACTTCATGAGTGTCGAGGATTTTCAGAGTCACATCGAACGTGGCAGCTTTCTGGAGTGGGCGCAGGTCTTTGGGAATTATTACGGCACGCCGCGTCCGCATGTTGTAGAGCGCCTGAGCGCTGGCAAAATCGTGGTGCTGGAAATCGACACGCAGGGCGCGAAGAACATCATGGACCAGAATCCGGCGGAGCTCGTGACGGTCTTCATCACGCCCTCTCAGGGCGACAGCCTGAAGCAA
The bacterium genome window above contains:
- a CDS encoding Farnesyl diphosphate synthase, which codes for MTLPPGTDLLLVLKEAQQAVHQTLDSLLELHPSRAPRIHEAMRHVVLSGGKRLRPMLCLFAGEALGADRTALLPTAAALELAHVFTLVHDDLPCMDNAALRRGVPTIHTMPEYGEAIAVLAGDALLNLAFQVIATDAPRHFPADRVVQGIRLLGEGLGLDGVVGGQVWDIEETGTDAARLEQTHLMKTAAFFEAALGIGATLAGGSEEQLAMLRTYARELGLAFQIKDDLLDATASSAETGKDARDAAQGRTTYVTRYGIEGAMERMSVHADRAREALATYPQGALLQALAGYVIERGS
- the gmk gene encoding Guanylate kinase gives rise to the protein MNPGAEVSNRGFLLVLSGPSGAGKGTVLRRILAEQPGVELSVSATTRKPRHGELNGREYYFMSVEDFQSHIERGSFLEWAQVFGNYYGTPRPHVVERLSAGKIVVLEIDTQGAKNIMDQNPAELVTVFITPSQGDSLKQRLLHRGSEGPVDLTQRLANAPVELLDLPRFDYLVLNDSLDEAVEALTGIIIAERHRTHRFRGQINLVTDFPGRLSSGMSGPSVTP